The stretch of DNA AGGGTCTTGAGCTTGCCGGCCTTGATCAGCGGACCGGATGTCTGCATCGAATCGAACATCAGCTGCACCTGGCCGGACACCAGATCGGGAAGCGCCTGGGCACCGGCCTTGTAGGGGACATGTGTCGACTGCACGCCCGCGCGCTGGTTGAACAGCGTCATGGCCAGATTGTTGGTCGTTGCCACGCCATACGACGCGTAGTTGAGCTTGCCGGGATGGGCCTTCATGTAGGCAATCAGTTCCGGCACCGTCGATGCCGGCACATCGTTGGAAGCCGTCAGCGAGATCAACATGATGGCCAGCGGTGCGATGGGGGTGAAGCTCTTCACCGGATCGAAAGGCACCTTGGCCATCATGACCGGCGCGCTGGTCAGGCCCGAGGTGGTCAGCAGGAGCGTATAGCCATCGGCCGGCTGCTTGGAGACGTACTCGGAGCCGATCACCGTGCCGGCGCCCGGCTTGTTGTCGACCACCACCGGCTGGCCGAGCCGCTGCTGAAGCTTCTCGGCCATCAACCGTGCGATCTGGTCGGTCCCTCCCCCGGCGCCGTAGGGCACGACCAACTTGATCGGGCGATTGGGATAGTTGTCCTGAGCTGCCGCCGGCCAAGCCGCCATGGCGGCAGCCGCGGCGAGTGCAAGCGCGGCAGCCCTAAGGATCAATCGGTTCAGATGCATGGACATCAGGTTTCCTGAATCTTGAGTGGTGGCGAATTTCATCTGCAACGATAAAAGGGCGCTCTTGCCATTTCAAACGTGAATACCCCGGACAAACCTAATGCGCACATGTGTGATTCATTGGTGCAACCATGCGGCGGCTATAGCGTGTCCGCCGACCCGAAGATCGCCGTCGCCTGGCTCGACAGCACGCCGCCGTTGCCATGGGCCATCGCGACCTTCGCACCCTCGACCTGGCGCGCGCCCGCCGTGCCGCGCACCTGATGCACGGCCTCGACCATCGTGAAGAGCCCGTACATGCCGGGATGTACGCACGACAGGCCGCCGCCGTTCGTGTTGACCGGCAGCCGCCCGCCGGGCGCGATGGCGCCGTCGGCAACGAAGGCGCCGCCTTCGCCCTTGGCGCAGAAGCCGAGGTCCTCCAGGAACAGGATGGTGTTGATGGTGAAGGCGTCGTACAGCTCGGCCACGTCGATGTCCTTCGCCGTCAGGCCGGCCTGGGCATAGGCACGCGCGCCGCTCTCGGTGGCGGCCGTCACGCACAGGTCCGGCATGTTGGCGATCGAGCGATGCCAGGTGGCCGAAGCGGAGGCCAGCAGGTAGGCCGGCCGGTGCGGAAAATCGCGCGCGCGCTCGGCGCGCACCATGACCACCGCGGCCGCGCCATCGGTCACCAGACAGCAGTCGCGCACCGTCAGCGGATCCGACACCATGCGCGCATTCAACACGTCGTCGATGCTCAGGTCCTCGCGCATGAAGGCGTCGGGATTGAGCTGCGCCCACCTGCGCGCAGCCACGGCCACCTCGGCCAGCTGGCGGCGCGTGGTGCCGTATTCGTGCATGTGGCGCGCCGCGGCCAGCGCATAGGACGAGGGCGGATTCATCGGCTTGTAGCGGTGCTCGTACACGACGGGCGTGCCGCCGCCGGAGACCAGGCCGCCCGCGGCGGAGCGCTGGTTGCTGCCATAGGTGATCAACGCCACGTCGCACAGCCCGGCATCGAGCGCCAGCGCGGCCCACATGGCCTGGATCTGGAACGACGAGCCGCCGGTGCGCAGGTTGTCCGTGACCTTGGGGTGGATGCCGAAGTACTCGGCCATCGTGAGCGACGACAGCGGGTCCTGCGGCAGCGTGGTGAACAGGCCATCGACGTCCGACGGCTTGAGGCCGGCATCGGACAGCGCCAGCAGCGCAGCCATCGCCGCGAGATCGATCGCCTCGTTGCCGGGCGCGGAGCCCATGCCATAGGTGGCCGCACCCACCACGGCGGACCTGCCGCGCGGAAAGCCCAGGCCGCTCATGCCGCGCCCCCTTCCACCGGCTCGAACACCAGCAGCGCCTTGTCGCCGGGCTCGATGCGCGCCTTCACCCTCATGCCGATGCGCACGTCGGCAGCGGCGATGCCGACCACCCTGCTCGTGAGGCGCGGACCTTCCTCGAGGTCGATCAGCGCGACGTTGTAGGACTCTGCCGGCGGCCTGACGCGCACGACCGTGGTCGAGTACACGATGCCGCGGCCGCTGGGCTCGAACCATTCGAGCGCGGTGTCGCCGCTCAGCGGTTCGGCCACACGCGGGTAGAAGAAGGCGCGGCCCGACTTGACGGCCCGCTGGATCATGAAGCGGCCTTCGTCGAGATGCTTCTGGAATTGCGCATCGGTCCGTGCCGGCGCGCGCGCCTGCGCGGCGTTCTCTGGGTTCATCGTCTGTTCCTTCTTCATTGCGGCGGCCGGACCGCGATCAGCGAATCCACGGCCACCACACCCTGGCCTTCTGGATAGACCAGCACGGGATTGAAATCGATCTGGTCCACCACGCCCTCGCCCTCCGCGGCCAGCCGCGCGACGGCGCCCAGCAGCTTCGCCAGCGCGTCGAGGTCGGCCGGCGGACGGCCGCGCGCACCCTTGAGGATGGCCGCCGCCTTCAGGCCGTCGATCATGCGCAGCGCGTTCGCGCGCGAGATCGGCGGCGGCGCGAACACGACGTCCTTCAGCACCTCGACGTAGATGCCGCCGAAGCCCAGCATCACCAGCGGGCCGAAATCCGCATCGTGAACCATGCCCACGACCATCTCGTGGCCGGGCGGCATCATCTTCTGCACCTGCACGCCCTCGATGCGGGCCTGCGGCGCGTGGCGCCGCACGTTGCCCATCAGCCGCGCGTAGGCCGCATCGAGCGCGTGCTCTTCCACGCCCAGCACCACGCCGCCGGCCTCCGTCTTGTGCGCGATGTCCGGTGACTGGATCTTGAGCACGACGGGAAAGCCCATCTCGCGCGCTTGCTTCAATGCCTGCGCCGCACTCGTGGCCACGGCGGCGGGCGGCACGGGAATCGCGTAGTGGGCCAGGAGCCTGCGCGTGTCGGCCTCGCCCAGCACGCCGGCGGCGAGCGCGTTCGACTGGAACCATGAAGGCGCGGCCACCTGCTCCTGCGGACGGCCCGCGGCCTCGCACCGGCGCGCCTGAAAACTGCCATAGCGGCGCAGCGCCTCGAGCGCGCAGGCGCAGGCGCGAAACGACGCGAAGCCGTGCGCGCCGATGTCGGCCAGCGCCTGCAGGTTTTCCTGCGAAGGCGCGATGTGCGAATGGAACAGCACCGGGATGCCGCAGCGCTCGAGCAGGGGTTTCAGCTCGGGCGCCATGCCCTGGACGCGGCCGCGCGGCGACAGGCCCATGTTGACCAGCACCGCGTCCACCTCGCCGGAGCGCGCGAGCACGTCGATCACGCCCAGCATCGCGCGCCCCTTGTTCTCGGTGGCGGTGACGGTGGTGTCGACCGGGTTGGCGGCCGACGACAGCGCGGGCACGAGTGCCTTGATCTCCTGCTGCACGTGCGCGCTCAGCGGTGGCAGCGTGAGGCCCTGCGCCGACAGCAGGTCGGCCGCCCAGCCGCCCGCACCGCCGGAGGTGGTGATCACCGCGGTGCGGCCGCCGCGCATCAAGGGCATGCGCGAGAAGGCCGCGGCGACCGACAGCATTTCCTCGGCGTCCGACACGCGGATCACGCCATGGCGCTCGAACACCGCGTCGTAGGCGGCATCGGCGCCGGCCAGGTGCGCGGTGTGCGACACCGCGGCGCGCTGCCCGGCCTCGGAGCGGCCGATCTTCATGACCACGATCGGGATCTCGCGGTGGGCCGCCTTCTCGGCGACGGCGGCGAAGCGGCGCGGATTCTTCAACCCCTCGATGAACAGCAGGATCACGCCGGCTTCGCCGCCATCGGCCAGCTGCTCGACAAAATCCAGGCATTCGAGGTCCGCCTCGTTGCCGGTGGTCGTCACGCTGTGGACATCGAGGTGCTCCGCCAGGGCGCGTCCGAACAGCGCGAAGCCGATGCCACCGCTTTGCGAGACCACGGCCACCGGCCGCTTCGAGGCATGGCGGCGCGGCGGATGGTCGATGCACTCCTCGACCACGTGCGCGAAGGTCGCGGCAAGGCCGGCCCCGGGCAGGTACAGCCCTTCCGTGTTGGGGCCGAGGATGGACATACCCTTGGCGCGCGCTGCCCGCACTGCGCGCTCGAGCGCCGGCTCGGGAACGTCGGACGAAAAGACGATCGCGCCCGCGCAGCCCATGGCCGCGGCTTCCTCGATCAGCGCGGGCACGCCGGTGCCGGGAATGCCGATGAGCAGCAGGTCCGGCACTTCGGGCAACGCGCCCAGCGAGGCGTAGGCCTTCAGCCCCTGGATCGTGGCGTAGCCGCCGGGATTGACCGGGTACACCGGGCCGGTGAAGCCGCCGTCCTTCACGCAGCGCAGCATCTTGCCGCGTGTCTTGCCGGTGTCCTGCGATGCGCCGAC from Variovorax sp. PBL-E5 encodes:
- a CDS encoding thiolase, which produces MSGLGFPRGRSAVVGAATYGMGSAPGNEAIDLAAMAALLALSDAGLKPSDVDGLFTTLPQDPLSSLTMAEYFGIHPKVTDNLRTGGSSFQIQAMWAALALDAGLCDVALITYGSNQRSAAGGLVSGGGTPVVYEHRYKPMNPPSSYALAAARHMHEYGTTRRQLAEVAVAARRWAQLNPDAFMREDLSIDDVLNARMVSDPLTVRDCCLVTDGAAAVVMVRAERARDFPHRPAYLLASASATWHRSIANMPDLCVTAATESGARAYAQAGLTAKDIDVAELYDAFTINTILFLEDLGFCAKGEGGAFVADGAIAPGGRLPVNTNGGGLSCVHPGMYGLFTMVEAVHQVRGTAGARQVEGAKVAMAHGNGGVLSSQATAIFGSADTL
- a CDS encoding tripartite tricarboxylate transporter substrate binding protein, producing the protein MSMHLNRLILRAAALALAAAAAMAAWPAAAQDNYPNRPIKLVVPYGAGGGTDQIARLMAEKLQQRLGQPVVVDNKPGAGTVIGSEYVSKQPADGYTLLLTTSGLTSAPVMMAKVPFDPVKSFTPIAPLAIMLISLTASNDVPASTVPELIAYMKAHPGKLNYASYGVATTNNLAMTLFNQRAGVQSTHVPYKAGAQALPDLVSGQVQLMFDSMQTSGPLIKAGKLKTLALATSARSPLMPDVPTVAEAGLPGFAFEPWFGLFGPAGLPAPIVNRLNKEIDSVLKEPEVLQAMRIQYLTPMPGSADKMRDLVRKDLAYWAAAAKVAGVQPE
- a CDS encoding acetate--CoA ligase family protein, translating into MNPRLLHPRSVAVVGASQDTGKTRGKMLRCVKDGGFTGPVYPVNPGGYATIQGLKAYASLGALPEVPDLLLIGIPGTGVPALIEEAAAMGCAGAIVFSSDVPEPALERAVRAARAKGMSILGPNTEGLYLPGAGLAATFAHVVEECIDHPPRRHASKRPVAVVSQSGGIGFALFGRALAEHLDVHSVTTTGNEADLECLDFVEQLADGGEAGVILLFIEGLKNPRRFAAVAEKAAHREIPIVVMKIGRSEAGQRAAVSHTAHLAGADAAYDAVFERHGVIRVSDAEEMLSVAAAFSRMPLMRGGRTAVITTSGGAGGWAADLLSAQGLTLPPLSAHVQQEIKALVPALSSAANPVDTTVTATENKGRAMLGVIDVLARSGEVDAVLVNMGLSPRGRVQGMAPELKPLLERCGIPVLFHSHIAPSQENLQALADIGAHGFASFRACACALEALRRYGSFQARRCEAAGRPQEQVAAPSWFQSNALAAGVLGEADTRRLLAHYAIPVPPAAVATSAAQALKQAREMGFPVVLKIQSPDIAHKTEAGGVVLGVEEHALDAAYARLMGNVRRHAPQARIEGVQVQKMMPPGHEMVVGMVHDADFGPLVMLGFGGIYVEVLKDVVFAPPPISRANALRMIDGLKAAAILKGARGRPPADLDALAKLLGAVARLAAEGEGVVDQIDFNPVLVYPEGQGVVAVDSLIAVRPPQ
- a CDS encoding Zn-ribbon domain-containing OB-fold protein yields the protein MNPENAAQARAPARTDAQFQKHLDEGRFMIQRAVKSGRAFFYPRVAEPLSGDTALEWFEPSGRGIVYSTTVVRVRPPAESYNVALIDLEEGPRLTSRVVGIAAADVRIGMRVKARIEPGDKALLVFEPVEGGAA